The Streptomyces sp. NBC_01275 genome has a segment encoding these proteins:
- a CDS encoding LuxR family transcriptional regulator: MPPKDPDRANGAVLVGRHTQIECLSAVVQDLTDGRGAFLEVTGEPGIGKTTLLGLLAERAAGAGALVARVHAARGTTQPGQVITEVLDALEARDSPIARELGAGADAEVRSVLGRWAARRGGVLVLDNVHLCDEQSARLIAQLVRTPPPGPFVLALAHRPRQSSPVLREALEHGVETGSVIRLAPSSLDLPAISALLGHGGSHTDTTSPHAFSHSARDHAYTEWRASPAPVVDGTYAEQLHAASCGNPRMLRILVAARWDPDEWPLSPGPDRDGMLREAVSVVAELDSVTADAALSIQVAAVLGDPFLPDDVAAVSDLGLERTLAAFTELVEADLIRPLPWGGGYVFRHPVLGHVALEHASPSRRVNAHRRALDLLTTRGASALRRARQAEHLVGAGSAQARQVLVEGAAEAMAKSPAVAARWLRLALDHLPAGDVISAPRVVLVLDCCRALSAVGRLQEARSLVHDVLRHQSDLSEDLRLSAYAVCGELERLLGRHQEAEAVVRTALDLVPRPLPVPLSAPVVELITAYGRVQLFRGAYGEARDVVREAAEAAGAVGPAVPYLRALGALGDTQLGLLPEAVAEVTECARIVDALPDAAAVTMPDVLAMLGCAELFQERFHDAYRHLERGLQATTGATRRFIRINQLVALCHLDQLTGRLESLCRRAGEAELLARMSGADEAAGIAMILRATGLLWTRPRRDTDRLLELAGEGLSLALRKRGWRAAVAVGLRAHAQFLGGDPAGCLRTLVEEGGPQLQRLLRAWQPSLLALASVAALRCGDIAAARDWARTGEAVADQLGLPLQQQYVRRARAALHAAEGEHRLAAGLFHEAAESFRRAGLPVEHAWTLVTGAPSVHAAHGTRQALEWLDTAGKAARACDAQRIREEAARVRTLLPASCAATGAASATAQDASARATAALLTERERQIAELAAEGKRTKEIAEELFVSTRTVETHLGRIYRKLDIPSRAALPRALGQVVHRPAV, encoded by the coding sequence TTGCCCCCCAAGGACCCGGACCGTGCGAACGGCGCCGTTCTCGTCGGCAGGCACACGCAGATCGAGTGTCTTTCCGCGGTCGTACAGGATCTGACCGACGGCCGGGGAGCGTTCCTGGAAGTCACCGGTGAGCCGGGGATCGGCAAGACCACACTGCTCGGCCTGCTCGCCGAGCGGGCAGCCGGGGCAGGGGCACTGGTGGCGCGCGTCCACGCCGCGCGCGGTACGACACAACCCGGCCAGGTCATCACAGAGGTGCTGGATGCCCTGGAGGCGCGGGATTCCCCGATCGCCCGGGAGCTCGGCGCCGGGGCGGATGCCGAGGTGCGCAGCGTACTGGGGCGCTGGGCGGCGCGGCGCGGCGGCGTGCTGGTCCTCGACAACGTGCATCTGTGCGACGAGCAGTCCGCGAGACTGATCGCGCAGCTCGTGCGGACACCCCCGCCCGGCCCGTTCGTCCTGGCGCTGGCGCACCGCCCGCGGCAGTCTAGCCCGGTACTGAGAGAAGCGCTCGAACACGGAGTCGAGACCGGCTCGGTCATCCGCCTGGCCCCGTCCTCCTTGGACCTCCCGGCGATATCCGCCTTGCTCGGCCATGGGGGGTCTCACACCGACACCACCTCCCCGCACGCCTTCTCCCACTCGGCGCGTGACCATGCGTACACCGAGTGGCGCGCCTCCCCGGCACCCGTGGTCGACGGCACTTACGCCGAGCAGTTGCACGCCGCCTCCTGCGGCAACCCGCGGATGCTGCGGATCCTGGTCGCGGCACGGTGGGACCCGGACGAGTGGCCGCTGAGTCCCGGTCCGGACCGGGACGGCATGCTCCGGGAGGCTGTCTCCGTCGTCGCCGAGCTGGACTCCGTTACCGCTGACGCCGCGCTCTCGATCCAGGTCGCCGCCGTTCTCGGTGATCCTTTCCTGCCGGACGACGTCGCTGCGGTCTCCGATCTCGGCCTGGAACGGACCCTCGCAGCGTTCACCGAACTCGTCGAAGCGGACTTGATACGGCCGCTGCCCTGGGGCGGCGGCTACGTCTTCCGGCACCCGGTGCTCGGTCACGTCGCCCTGGAACACGCTTCGCCGTCCCGGCGCGTCAACGCCCACAGGCGGGCCCTGGATCTGCTCACCACGCGAGGAGCGTCGGCGCTCCGACGTGCCCGGCAGGCCGAGCACCTGGTGGGCGCGGGCAGTGCGCAGGCCCGGCAGGTTCTGGTCGAGGGCGCGGCGGAGGCGATGGCCAAGTCCCCGGCCGTCGCTGCCCGCTGGCTGCGCCTGGCGCTGGACCACCTGCCCGCCGGGGACGTGATCAGCGCCCCCCGGGTCGTTCTGGTGCTGGACTGTTGCCGGGCCCTCAGCGCCGTGGGCCGCCTGCAGGAAGCCCGTTCCCTGGTGCACGATGTGCTCCGGCATCAGTCGGATCTCTCCGAGGACCTGCGGCTGAGTGCCTACGCCGTCTGCGGAGAGCTGGAGCGGCTGCTGGGCCGCCACCAGGAGGCCGAAGCAGTGGTCCGGACGGCACTCGACCTCGTACCCCGCCCACTGCCGGTTCCGCTGTCGGCGCCGGTGGTCGAACTGATCACCGCATACGGGCGAGTGCAGTTGTTCCGGGGCGCCTACGGCGAGGCACGTGACGTGGTCCGCGAGGCGGCGGAGGCGGCCGGAGCCGTCGGCCCGGCGGTGCCCTACCTGCGGGCCCTGGGCGCCCTCGGCGATACCCAGCTCGGGCTGCTGCCCGAGGCCGTCGCCGAGGTCACCGAGTGTGCGCGGATCGTGGACGCCCTGCCGGACGCCGCTGCCGTCACCATGCCCGACGTCCTGGCCATGCTCGGCTGCGCGGAGTTGTTCCAGGAGCGGTTCCATGACGCCTACCGGCATCTGGAACGAGGACTGCAGGCAACCACGGGCGCCACCCGGAGGTTCATCCGGATCAACCAACTGGTGGCCCTGTGCCATCTCGACCAGCTGACGGGGCGTCTGGAGTCGCTCTGTCGCCGTGCCGGGGAGGCCGAGCTGCTCGCCCGGATGAGCGGGGCCGACGAAGCCGCCGGGATCGCCATGATCCTGCGGGCGACGGGGCTGCTGTGGACACGTCCACGGCGGGACACCGACAGACTGCTCGAACTCGCCGGGGAAGGACTGTCCCTCGCCTTGCGCAAGCGGGGCTGGCGGGCAGCCGTCGCGGTCGGCCTGCGCGCCCACGCCCAGTTCCTCGGCGGGGACCCGGCAGGCTGTCTGCGCACCCTCGTCGAGGAGGGCGGCCCGCAGCTGCAGCGGCTGCTGCGGGCCTGGCAGCCCTCGCTTCTGGCCCTCGCCTCCGTCGCGGCTCTGCGTTGCGGTGACATCGCCGCCGCACGCGACTGGGCCAGGACGGGGGAGGCCGTGGCCGACCAGTTGGGGCTGCCGCTGCAACAGCAGTATGTGCGCAGAGCCCGGGCCGCGCTCCACGCCGCAGAGGGAGAGCACCGCCTGGCGGCCGGGCTGTTTCACGAGGCCGCGGAGTCGTTCCGCCGTGCGGGCCTGCCGGTGGAACACGCCTGGACCTTGGTGACCGGGGCGCCTTCGGTCCACGCGGCCCATGGCACCCGGCAGGCGCTGGAATGGCTCGATACGGCGGGGAAGGCCGCCCGGGCCTGTGACGCACAGCGAATCCGTGAGGAGGCGGCAAGGGTCAGGACCCTGCTGCCGGCGTCCTGCGCCGCAACCGGTGCGGCGAGCGCAACGGCGCAGGACGCGAGCGCCCGGGCGACGGCGGCCCTTCTCACCGAGCGAGAGCGGCAGATCGCGGAACTGGCGGCAGAGGGCAAACGCACCAAGGAGATCGCAGAGGAGCTGTTCGTCAGCACCAGGACGGTCGAAACCCACCTCGGCCGCATCTACCGCAAGCTCGACATCCCCTCCCGGGCGGCACTGCCGCGCGCACTCGGCCAAGTGGTCCACCGGCCGGCCGTCTGA
- a CDS encoding DUF6585 family protein yields the protein MPQKLVRRRYGCQPVLIQHGPVPLTRRHAYSEGTEPSGDHLMSHGPSTTTPTCTTRRREPSYTAALLWVTRQCTTHLQTRENVFNCLMLMPLFLVPGLLYYWFAMRRFPDFSRKRAAQRLHLFEEGLVVHPPSGGDPVALRWDSLRLQQEITQLVINGVPAPTKYVYSAGAPGHGSVRITEFYEDPDIWGPRMQDAVVRAQGPAVLETLREGGTVPFGALSLSRTAVSAPGKGSLPWPKVREVRAAGGLVRIMTTDSSGDPVRWSHNHAKDITNLHLFLAVAHSLHKQSAA from the coding sequence ATGCCGCAAAAACTCGTCCGCCGCCGGTACGGGTGCCAGCCGGTCCTCATCCAGCACGGTCCAGTACCGCTGACCCGACGGCATGCGTACAGCGAAGGGACGGAGCCTTCCGGAGATCACCTGATGAGCCACGGACCTTCAACGACAACCCCGACGTGCACGACACGGCGACGCGAACCGTCGTACACAGCAGCCCTCTTGTGGGTGACGCGACAGTGCACGACGCACCTACAAACCAGAGAGAATGTCTTCAACTGCCTCATGCTCATGCCGTTGTTCCTGGTCCCCGGGCTGCTGTACTACTGGTTCGCCATGCGCCGCTTCCCCGACTTCAGCCGGAAGCGGGCCGCCCAGCGGCTGCACCTGTTCGAGGAGGGGCTGGTCGTGCACCCGCCGTCCGGCGGCGATCCGGTCGCCCTGCGCTGGGACTCCCTGCGCCTCCAGCAGGAAATCACCCAGCTGGTCATCAATGGCGTCCCCGCGCCGACCAAGTACGTCTACTCGGCAGGCGCCCCCGGCCATGGATCGGTGCGGATCACGGAGTTCTACGAGGATCCCGACATCTGGGGTCCCCGGATGCAGGACGCGGTGGTGCGCGCACAGGGACCGGCCGTGCTGGAGACGCTTCGCGAGGGCGGCACGGTCCCGTTCGGAGCGCTCTCGCTCTCCCGCACGGCCGTAAGCGCCCCCGGGAAGGGGAGCCTGCCCTGGCCGAAGGTCAGGGAGGTCCGTGCCGCGGGCGGCCTGGTCCGCATCATGACCACCGACTCCTCGGGCGACCCCGTCCGCTGGTCCCACAACCACGCCAAGGACATCACGAACCTGCACCTGTTCCTGGCGGTCGCCCACAGCCTGCACAAGCAGTCCGCCGCCTGA
- a CDS encoding tyrosine-type recombinase/integrase — MRFGRDQAESTTRTYAGAVALYLTWCGCTGRDWTTAAGRLGAFMFWLRHSPGDGTPVVAGPGSEPVRGPRRINTVLAGVREFLAHATTLGTVPTFVLSQLYEVADDRDLPVQARGEGSGLRYYAKARHRAAEPVGPVGRASDEDVLALLRACRSARDRFIVLLLARAGLRRSEAVGLRREDIHFVLDASVLGCRIPGSHLHVVRRDNDNGAWAKSKRSRAVPVDFLLVQAYDQYVVERDACREARNSDFVLVNLFRAPLGAPMPPGALNDLFSRLSRRAGLADGVHPHALRHGFASNAADAGAVLDEIADLLGHANASSSEVYLHPDPQRLRSAVERVGALAPGRNG; from the coding sequence ATGCGCTTCGGTCGTGATCAGGCCGAGTCGACGACGCGTACATACGCCGGGGCGGTCGCGCTCTACCTGACGTGGTGCGGGTGCACCGGCCGGGACTGGACGACGGCCGCGGGTCGCCTGGGCGCCTTCATGTTCTGGCTGCGGCACTCGCCCGGCGACGGCACTCCGGTGGTGGCCGGGCCCGGGAGCGAACCGGTCCGCGGGCCGCGCCGGATCAATACCGTGCTGGCCGGCGTCCGTGAGTTCCTCGCGCACGCCACGACGCTGGGAACGGTGCCCACGTTCGTGCTGTCCCAGCTCTACGAGGTCGCCGACGACCGTGACCTGCCGGTGCAGGCCCGCGGCGAGGGCAGCGGGCTGCGCTACTACGCCAAGGCCCGGCACCGGGCCGCCGAGCCGGTTGGGCCGGTCGGCCGCGCCAGCGACGAGGACGTCCTCGCTCTGCTGCGGGCCTGCCGCTCGGCCCGGGACCGGTTCATCGTCCTGTTGCTGGCCAGGGCGGGACTGCGTCGCAGCGAGGCCGTGGGCCTTCGGCGCGAAGACATCCACTTCGTCCTGGACGCCAGCGTGCTGGGCTGTCGGATTCCCGGCTCTCACCTGCACGTGGTGCGCCGGGACAACGACAACGGCGCCTGGGCGAAGTCGAAGCGTTCGCGCGCCGTCCCGGTCGACTTCCTGCTGGTCCAGGCTTACGACCAGTACGTCGTCGAACGGGACGCCTGCCGCGAGGCCCGCAACAGCGACTTCGTGCTGGTGAACCTGTTCCGAGCGCCGCTGGGGGCACCCATGCCGCCCGGCGCCCTGAACGACCTGTTCAGCCGGCTCTCGCGCAGGGCCGGACTGGCCGACGGCGTTCATCCCCACGCCCTGCGGCACGGATTTGCCAGCAACGCCGCCGACGCCGGCGCCGTCCTGGACGAGATCGCCGATCTGCTCGGCCACGCGAACGCCTCCAGCTCCGAGGTCTACCTGCACCCTGACCCGCAACGCCTGCGGTCCGCCGTCGAGCGGGTCGGCGCTCTCGCTCCCGGGAGGAACGGATGA
- a CDS encoding site-specific integrase, producing MTTALQLVPAPASDLLPARAKRLRALIRPETLDVLNWDEKSRILRPSPDHPFLDMNVCARSGCWAAARKTDLGLCSACRGSWKRSGKTPEDFLATEPKQISNISGGCAVAKCRRPWTSSRTQMCMRHRELFTRLGRPPLEEFFADPRVRPLPGFGLCSVDACHRHQANSSNAFCPPHWVRWQEAQVPDADFETWCRTEPGTAESTALSLRGLPVLVTAEILYVLQARTDAEVKTPPVLLRGVVRHLREQRVEQFDDVQVPRNTHLAGMANRMRRTLAAAVSTPELEQIKDVWNMGAFGLGQWRKMDFTPLRQEWMRRACKTWVLDEIPRRYGKNIPNSLSDMILCVRYLSQSLVRSRQDGGADMAALGRSDIEAFAQYVTHLAHTGEISAFRRTTICRFTGRFLREIRDLGLTRPGEILAELPDDFALRRHDMPPVITEEGPGRALPKEILSQLCERLPTLDQIRDGSDDARAAIEVLVDTGRRPDEIGCLPWDCLETDEHGKSVLVYTDFKNNRIGCRLPIPDSTAEIIVRQKKTIRARFPDTELSKLVLFPRPRQNSEGTQPFRMQHIGNVHRRWVNAMPPLLLADGTEFPKLEVVPYSYRHSYAQRHADAGTLPDVLRELMGHRSLQTTQTYYRVTEKRTRSAVDKLVSHQFDRHGNRIWTQARRLLEHEHARLRIGQVSVPYGICVEPSNVKAGGHGCPFRFRCVGCDHFRTDPSYLPELRTYLDTLLRDRERLAAATDLDAGPAPRRLPQRRKSSASAH from the coding sequence ATGACCACGGCCCTGCAACTGGTGCCCGCTCCCGCATCGGATCTGCTGCCTGCCCGCGCGAAACGGCTGCGCGCTCTGATCCGGCCGGAGACGCTGGACGTTCTGAACTGGGACGAGAAGTCCCGGATCCTTCGGCCCTCACCGGACCACCCTTTCCTCGACATGAATGTCTGCGCCCGTTCCGGCTGCTGGGCAGCAGCCCGGAAGACGGACCTGGGGTTGTGCTCGGCCTGCCGCGGCAGCTGGAAGCGGAGCGGCAAAACGCCGGAGGACTTCCTGGCGACCGAGCCAAAACAGATCAGCAACATCTCGGGCGGGTGCGCGGTCGCGAAGTGCCGGCGCCCCTGGACGTCGTCCCGCACGCAGATGTGCATGCGGCACCGCGAGTTGTTCACGAGGCTGGGGCGTCCGCCGCTGGAAGAGTTCTTCGCCGACCCGCGCGTTCGCCCGCTGCCGGGCTTCGGCCTGTGCTCGGTGGACGCCTGCCACCGGCACCAGGCGAACAGCTCCAACGCGTTCTGCCCTCCCCACTGGGTGAGGTGGCAGGAGGCACAGGTCCCCGACGCTGATTTCGAGACGTGGTGCCGCACCGAGCCCGGCACGGCGGAGTCCACCGCGCTGAGCCTGCGCGGTCTGCCGGTCCTGGTGACCGCCGAGATCCTCTATGTCCTCCAGGCCCGCACGGACGCCGAGGTCAAGACCCCGCCCGTCCTGCTGCGAGGCGTCGTCCGGCACCTCCGCGAGCAACGCGTCGAGCAGTTCGACGACGTCCAGGTGCCCCGCAACACCCATCTCGCCGGCATGGCCAACCGCATGCGCCGCACACTCGCGGCCGCCGTCTCCACGCCGGAGCTGGAACAGATCAAGGACGTCTGGAACATGGGCGCCTTCGGACTGGGCCAGTGGCGCAAGATGGACTTCACACCGTTGCGCCAGGAGTGGATGCGCCGGGCCTGCAAGACGTGGGTGCTGGACGAGATCCCCCGCCGTTACGGCAAGAACATCCCCAACAGCCTCTCCGACATGATCCTCTGCGTTCGTTACCTCTCGCAGAGTCTGGTCCGGTCCCGGCAGGACGGCGGAGCGGACATGGCCGCGCTCGGCCGAAGCGACATCGAGGCGTTCGCGCAGTACGTGACTCATCTGGCGCACACCGGCGAGATCAGCGCCTTCCGCCGCACGACGATCTGCCGTTTCACCGGCCGGTTCCTGCGTGAGATCCGCGACCTGGGTCTGACCCGGCCCGGCGAGATCCTCGCTGAGCTGCCCGACGACTTCGCGCTGAGAAGACATGACATGCCCCCGGTCATCACCGAGGAAGGACCGGGCAGGGCCCTGCCGAAGGAGATCCTCAGCCAGCTCTGCGAGCGACTGCCCACCCTCGACCAGATCCGCGACGGCAGCGACGACGCTCGCGCCGCCATCGAGGTCCTCGTCGACACCGGTCGGCGCCCCGACGAGATCGGGTGCCTGCCCTGGGACTGCCTGGAGACCGACGAACACGGCAAATCCGTGCTCGTCTACACCGACTTCAAGAACAACCGCATCGGCTGCCGCCTGCCGATCCCGGACTCCACCGCAGAAATCATCGTCCGGCAGAAGAAGACCATCCGCGCACGCTTCCCAGACACCGAGCTTTCCAAGCTGGTCCTCTTCCCCCGGCCCCGACAGAACTCCGAGGGCACCCAGCCGTTCCGGATGCAGCACATCGGCAACGTCCACCGCCGCTGGGTCAACGCCATGCCCCCATTGCTGCTGGCTGACGGCACCGAGTTCCCCAAGCTGGAAGTCGTGCCCTACTCCTACCGGCACTCCTACGCCCAACGACACGCCGACGCCGGAACCCTCCCCGATGTGCTCCGTGAGCTCATGGGCCACAGATCGTTGCAAACTACACAAACCTACTATCGGGTGACCGAGAAGCGGACCCGGTCCGCGGTCGACAAACTCGTCTCGCACCAATTCGACCGGCACGGCAACCGGATCTGGACCCAGGCCCGCCGGCTCCTGGAGCACGAGCACGCCCGCCTGCGGATCGGCCAAGTGTCCGTCCCCTACGGGATCTGCGTCGAGCCGAGCAACGTCAAGGCCGGCGGCCACGGTTGCCCGTTCCGGTTCCGCTGCGTCGGCTGCGACCATTTCCGCACCGACCCGTCGTACTTGCCGGAGCTGCGGACCTACCTCGACACTCTGCTCCGGGATCGCGAACGCCTGGCCGCAGCAACCGACTTGGACGCTGGGCCCGCACCGAGGCGACTCCCTCAGAGGAGGAAATCAAGCGCATCCGCACACTGA
- a CDS encoding helix-turn-helix domain-containing protein: MSSSPDHLARARAADSDRRRTRVLKVLDKLAADGEEITVSSVARAAGVHRSLIHRHGDLHAAVLARASEPTPGTATGTQVSRQSLLADVANLTARNGRLSAHITRLERRLSEALGQSVWEASGLGAPADVETLTRRNTELEQQILDLRAELVERGEDLEAARAANRELMAQINSRSTRKSGITKG; encoded by the coding sequence GTGAGCTCATCACCGGACCACCTGGCCCGAGCACGGGCAGCGGACTCCGACCGGCGGCGGACCCGTGTCCTCAAGGTCCTCGACAAGCTGGCCGCGGACGGCGAGGAGATCACCGTCTCCTCCGTTGCCCGCGCCGCCGGCGTCCACCGCAGCCTGATCCACCGGCATGGTGACCTGCACGCGGCCGTCCTCGCCCGCGCTTCCGAGCCGACGCCCGGCACGGCGACCGGGACGCAGGTCAGCCGCCAGTCGCTGCTGGCCGACGTCGCAAATCTGACGGCCCGCAACGGTCGTCTGTCCGCGCACATCACCCGGCTTGAACGGCGGCTCTCCGAGGCGCTGGGACAGTCTGTCTGGGAAGCCTCCGGCCTCGGCGCCCCGGCTGACGTCGAGACGCTCACACGCCGCAACACCGAGCTCGAACAGCAGATCCTCGACCTCCGCGCTGAACTCGTCGAACGGGGCGAGGACCTCGAAGCCGCCCGCGCCGCGAACCGGGAACTCATGGCCCAGATCAACAGTCGCTCGACCAGAAAATCCGGCATCACGAAAGGCTAG
- a CDS encoding MarR family winged helix-turn-helix transcriptional regulator — protein sequence MSEFLDLHGRTSKVLRALADAAMRRHGLHVGQNYLLAVLWERDGSTPGEVAAALNVTTPTVVKMADRMTTAGLLTRRRDDRDNRLVRLWLTDPGRALQKPVEAERRLIEEKVTADLTETEREALLNALAKVHKAASELLSDPIDYGDSAIT from the coding sequence ATGTCAGAGTTCCTGGACCTGCACGGCAGAACGTCGAAGGTGCTCCGGGCCCTGGCCGACGCGGCCATGCGACGCCATGGGCTGCACGTCGGACAGAACTACCTGCTCGCGGTGCTGTGGGAGCGGGACGGCAGCACGCCCGGCGAGGTCGCCGCCGCGCTGAACGTCACGACACCCACCGTCGTCAAGATGGCTGACCGGATGACTACGGCCGGGCTGCTAACCCGTCGCCGTGACGACCGGGACAACCGCCTCGTCCGGCTCTGGCTCACCGACCCGGGGCGTGCCCTGCAGAAACCGGTCGAGGCCGAACGGCGGTTGATCGAGGAGAAGGTCACCGCAGATCTCACCGAGACCGAACGCGAAGCCCTCCTGAACGCCCTGGCGAAGGTCCACAAGGCAGCGAGCGAGCTGTTGAGCGACCCCATCGATTATGGCGACTCGGCCATCACCTGA
- a CDS encoding helix-turn-helix domain-containing protein, with translation MAKAPRCGPYICGIDAALDVVSGKWKGLILWELDAHRVRRFAELRRGLPGVSEKMLTQHLREMEEDGLVHREVYAQVPPRVEYSLTEHGRTLNQALGPLGAWGGERMRRQGFEVVDVAETSHG, from the coding sequence ATGGCCAAGGCGCCGAGATGCGGGCCTTACATCTGCGGCATCGACGCTGCGCTCGACGTGGTGAGCGGCAAGTGGAAGGGACTGATCCTCTGGGAACTTGACGCCCATCGTGTGCGCCGCTTCGCCGAGCTCCGTCGCGGTCTGCCGGGAGTGAGCGAGAAGATGCTGACCCAGCACCTGCGTGAGATGGAGGAAGACGGACTCGTGCACCGGGAGGTCTATGCCCAGGTGCCGCCACGGGTGGAGTACTCCCTGACCGAGCACGGACGCACGCTCAATCAAGCGCTCGGGCCGCTCGGCGCCTGGGGAGGTGAACGGATGCGTCGCCAAGGCTTCGAAGTGGTCGACGTAGCCGAGACCTCGCACGGCTAA
- a CDS encoding NAD(P)-dependent oxidoreductase — MNEQQNHTTRQDSAVTVIGLGPMGQAMTRTLLTAGHPVTVWNRTAGRADGVVADGATLAATPGEAVEASDLVLLSLTDYQAMYDILDSATASLAGRTLVNLSSDTPDRTRKAASWAAGHDAAFLTGGVMVPAPMVGTEAAHVYYSGPDEVMENHRAALAPLGTPKYLGADPGLAQMMYQAQLAVFLTTLSALMHATAMLGTAGMQAKETLPELLSSADSIGAILRAGEETPGAALDAGEHPGDLSTVTMMGATSDHIVETSTSLGLDLALPLAVQAHYRRAIENGHGSDNWTRIIDSIRGPR, encoded by the coding sequence GTGAACGAACAACAGAACCACACCACCAGGCAAGACAGCGCTGTCACCGTGATCGGGCTTGGCCCGATGGGCCAGGCGATGACCCGTACCCTCCTCACCGCCGGCCACCCGGTCACCGTCTGGAACCGCACCGCCGGCCGGGCCGACGGCGTCGTCGCCGACGGAGCAACGCTGGCGGCAACACCTGGCGAGGCGGTCGAAGCGAGTGACCTCGTGCTCCTCAGCCTCACCGACTACCAGGCGATGTACGACATCCTCGACAGCGCCACCGCATCACTCGCCGGCCGAACGCTGGTCAACCTGAGCTCGGACACGCCCGACCGCACACGCAAGGCAGCATCCTGGGCGGCGGGCCACGACGCCGCCTTCCTCACCGGTGGTGTCATGGTCCCGGCGCCGATGGTCGGCACGGAGGCGGCCCATGTCTACTACAGCGGCCCCGACGAAGTGATGGAGAACCACCGGGCGGCGTTGGCACCACTCGGCACACCAAAGTATCTGGGCGCGGATCCGGGCCTCGCCCAGATGATGTATCAAGCCCAGCTCGCGGTGTTCCTCACCACCCTGTCCGCGCTGATGCACGCCACCGCGATGCTGGGCACCGCAGGAATGCAGGCCAAGGAAACACTGCCGGAGTTGCTCTCCTCCGCCGACTCGATCGGCGCCATCCTGAGGGCCGGCGAAGAGACCCCAGGCGCCGCGCTGGACGCCGGAGAGCATCCCGGCGACCTCAGCACGGTCACCATGATGGGCGCGACGTCCGACCACATCGTCGAGACCAGCACGTCACTCGGCCTCGACCTCGCGCTCCCCCTGGCCGTGCAGGCCCACTACCGGCGCGCAATCGAGAACGGACACGGCAGCGACAACTGGACCCGCATCATCGACAGCATCCGAGGACCGCGCTGA
- a CDS encoding TetR/AcrR family transcriptional regulator — translation MNNAAPAPARTRGRPRGNPPTRESIVSEARALFLERGYRGTTLRAVAGAAGVDPALIAYHFGSKKSLFADVMQFQCANALAVDDVLGGDPATLPDRLIDAVTDLWEDADFVQLTTQGEEAAEVIREYLERELLARLVEFLGGRDATARATAVVTILGGLIYTRYLNPLPTPAALTPSETRHILTPALRAALTPRPRTVATTRAGRRGSPTSGEGAVRP, via the coding sequence ATGAATAACGCCGCCCCTGCCCCCGCCCGCACCCGAGGCCGCCCCCGCGGCAACCCGCCGACCCGCGAGTCGATCGTCTCGGAGGCCCGAGCGCTGTTCCTGGAGCGCGGCTACCGGGGCACCACTCTGCGCGCGGTGGCCGGGGCCGCCGGGGTCGACCCGGCGCTGATCGCGTACCACTTCGGCTCGAAGAAAAGCCTGTTCGCGGATGTGATGCAGTTCCAGTGCGCCAATGCGCTGGCGGTGGACGACGTCCTCGGCGGCGACCCGGCCACCCTCCCCGATCGCCTGATCGACGCGGTGACGGACCTGTGGGAGGACGCCGACTTCGTACAGCTCACCACCCAGGGCGAGGAGGCCGCCGAGGTGATCCGCGAATACCTGGAACGCGAGCTGCTGGCCCGGCTTGTTGAATTTCTCGGCGGCCGGGACGCAACCGCCCGCGCCACGGCCGTGGTGACGATCCTCGGCGGCCTCATCTACACCCGCTACCTCAACCCCCTCCCCACTCCCGCCGCCCTCACCCCGTCCGAGACCCGGCACATCCTCACCCCGGCGCTGCGCGCGGCACTGACCCCGAGGCCGCGCACCGTGGCAACCACCAGAGCGGGCCGTCGGGGCTCGCCGACCTCCGGTGAAGGCGCCGTCCGGCCTTGA